A genomic segment from Curtobacterium sp. MCSS17_007 encodes:
- the ilvC gene encoding ketol-acid reductoisomerase → MTDIVYDADADLTLIQGKKVAVIGYGSQGHAHALNLRDSGVEVVIGLKEGSKSRDKATEAGFEVLTPAEATKNADVVVILAPDQVQRIVYAEDIEPNLKDGATLVFGHGFNIRYGYIEAPEGVDVALVAPKGPGHTVRREYEAGRGVPVIVAVEVDASGSAWDLAWSYAKAIGGLRSGGIKTTFTEETETDLFGEQAVLCGGTSQLIQYGFETLVEAGYQPQIAYFEVLHELKLIVDLIWEGGLTKQRWSISDTAEFGDYVSGPRVISPEVKENMKAVLSDIQDGTFAKRFIEDQDAGAPEFKELRAKGEGHPIEATGRELRALFAWKSNDADYVDGSAAR, encoded by the coding sequence GTGACTGACATCGTGTACGACGCCGACGCCGACCTGACGCTCATCCAGGGCAAGAAGGTCGCCGTCATCGGCTACGGCTCGCAGGGCCACGCCCACGCGCTCAACCTCCGCGACTCCGGCGTCGAGGTCGTCATCGGCCTCAAGGAGGGCTCGAAGAGCCGCGACAAGGCGACCGAGGCGGGCTTCGAGGTCCTCACCCCGGCCGAGGCCACGAAGAACGCCGACGTCGTCGTGATCCTCGCGCCGGACCAGGTGCAGCGCATCGTCTACGCCGAGGACATCGAGCCGAACCTCAAGGACGGCGCGACGCTCGTCTTCGGCCACGGCTTCAACATCCGCTACGGCTACATCGAGGCGCCGGAGGGCGTCGACGTGGCGCTCGTCGCGCCGAAGGGCCCGGGGCACACCGTGCGCCGCGAGTACGAGGCCGGCCGCGGTGTCCCCGTGATCGTCGCCGTCGAGGTCGACGCCTCGGGCAGCGCCTGGGACCTCGCGTGGTCGTACGCCAAGGCCATCGGCGGCCTGCGCTCCGGCGGCATCAAGACCACGTTCACCGAGGAGACCGAGACCGACCTGTTCGGTGAGCAGGCCGTCCTGTGCGGTGGCACCTCGCAGCTCATCCAGTACGGCTTCGAGACGCTCGTCGAGGCGGGCTACCAGCCGCAGATCGCCTACTTCGAGGTCCTGCACGAGCTCAAGCTCATCGTCGACCTGATCTGGGAGGGCGGCCTCACCAAGCAGCGCTGGTCGATCTCCGACACGGCCGAGTTCGGTGACTACGTCTCCGGCCCGCGCGTGATCTCGCCCGAGGTCAAGGAGAACATGAAGGCCGTGCTCTCGGACATCCAGGACGGCACGTTCGCCAAGCGCTTCATCGAGGACCAGGACGCCGGCGCGCCGGAGTTCAAGGAGCTCCGCGCGAAGGGCGAGGGCCACCCGATCGAGGCCACGGGCCGTGAGCTCCGCGCGCTGTTCGCGTGGAAGTCGAACGACGCCGACTACGTGGACGGCTCGGCCGCGCGGTAG
- the ilvN gene encoding acetolactate synthase small subunit produces MSHVLSLLVEDKPGLLTRVAGLFARRGFNIESLAVGGTEVEGLSRITVVVDVEDLPLEQVTKQLNKLVNVIKIVELDFSQSVQREHMLVKVRVDNQTRSAVLEAVTLFRAQVVDVATDSLVVEVTGDPGKIQAILRVLEPYGVKELARAGLLGMGRGPKSITDRVR; encoded by the coding sequence ATGAGTCACGTCCTCTCCCTGCTCGTCGAGGACAAGCCGGGTCTGCTGACGCGCGTCGCCGGCCTGTTCGCCCGACGCGGCTTCAACATCGAGTCGCTCGCCGTGGGCGGCACCGAGGTCGAGGGCCTGTCCCGCATCACGGTCGTCGTCGACGTCGAGGACCTGCCGCTGGAACAGGTGACGAAGCAGCTCAACAAGCTCGTCAACGTCATCAAGATCGTCGAGCTCGACTTCTCGCAGTCGGTGCAGCGCGAGCACATGCTCGTCAAGGTCCGGGTCGACAACCAGACCCGTTCCGCCGTGCTCGAGGCCGTGACCCTCTTCCGTGCGCAGGTCGTCGACGTGGCGACGGACTCGCTCGTCGTCGAGGTGACCGGCGACCCCGGCAAGATCCAGGCGATCCTGCGGGTGCTCGAGCCCTACGGCGTCAAGGAGCTCGCCCGCGCCGGCCTGCTCGGCATGGGCCGCGGCCCGAAGAGCATCACCGACCGCGTGCGCTGA
- a CDS encoding acetolactate synthase large subunit codes for MPTEATPLSAAAGARRSPEILTGSGAVLRTLEHLGITDVFGLPGGAIIPFYDELMASTTIRHILVRHEQGAGHAAEGYASASGKVGVAIATSGPGATNLVTAIADAYMDSVPFIAITGQVFSTLMGTDAFQEADIVGITMPITKHSFLVTDPADIPATLAAAHQIATTGRPGPVLVDITKDAQQKSAPYVWPPKIDLPGYRPVTKAHGKQITAAAQLLAEAERPVLYVGGGVVRSGASAELLRFAEATGTPVVTTLMARGAFPDSHPQHLGMPGMHGTVPAVLGLQDSDLIIALGARFDDRVTGKADEFAPHAKVVHVDIDPAEISKIRYADVPIVGDAREVLVDLLDAWNDVSADRADTSAWWAKLDQLRTDFPLGYVEPTDGLLAPQAIIRRIGELTGPEAVYASGVGQHQMWSAQFIKYERPHAWLNSGGAGTMGYSVPAAMGAKVAEPDRVVWAIDGDGCFQMTNQELATCVINDIPIKVAIINNSSLGMVRQWQTLFYDGRHSFTDLETGHESRRVPDFVKLADAYGALGIRVERADQVDDAIQLALETNDRPVVIDFVVSRDSMVWPMVPQGVGNSSIQYARDHAPSWDVEDADMTGDPA; via the coding sequence ATGCCCACGGAAGCCACTCCGCTGTCCGCTGCAGCCGGTGCACGCCGGTCGCCGGAGATCCTGACCGGCTCGGGAGCCGTCCTCCGGACGCTCGAGCACCTCGGGATCACCGACGTCTTCGGCCTGCCCGGCGGCGCCATCATCCCGTTCTACGACGAGCTCATGGCGTCGACCACCATCCGGCACATCCTCGTCCGGCACGAGCAGGGCGCCGGCCACGCGGCCGAGGGCTACGCCTCGGCGTCGGGCAAGGTCGGCGTCGCGATCGCCACGTCCGGCCCCGGCGCGACGAACCTCGTCACCGCCATCGCCGACGCCTACATGGACTCGGTGCCGTTCATCGCCATCACGGGGCAGGTGTTCTCGACCCTGATGGGGACGGACGCCTTCCAGGAAGCCGACATCGTCGGCATCACGATGCCGATCACGAAGCACTCGTTCCTCGTGACCGACCCGGCCGACATCCCCGCGACCCTCGCGGCGGCGCACCAGATCGCGACCACCGGTCGCCCGGGCCCGGTGCTCGTCGACATCACGAAGGACGCCCAGCAGAAGTCGGCGCCCTACGTGTGGCCGCCGAAGATCGACCTGCCCGGCTACCGTCCGGTCACGAAGGCGCACGGCAAGCAGATCACCGCTGCCGCGCAGCTGCTGGCCGAGGCCGAGCGGCCGGTGCTCTACGTCGGTGGCGGCGTCGTCCGCTCCGGCGCGTCCGCCGAGCTGCTGCGCTTCGCCGAGGCCACCGGCACGCCGGTCGTCACGACGCTGATGGCCCGCGGTGCGTTCCCGGACTCGCACCCGCAGCACCTCGGCATGCCGGGCATGCACGGCACGGTGCCCGCGGTGCTCGGCCTGCAGGACAGCGACCTCATCATCGCCCTCGGTGCCCGGTTCGACGACCGCGTGACCGGCAAGGCCGACGAGTTCGCGCCGCACGCCAAGGTCGTCCACGTCGACATCGACCCCGCCGAGATCTCGAAGATCCGGTACGCCGACGTCCCGATCGTGGGCGACGCCCGCGAGGTCCTCGTCGACCTGCTCGACGCGTGGAACGACGTCTCCGCCGACCGCGCGGACACGAGCGCGTGGTGGGCGAAGCTCGATCAGCTGCGCACCGACTTCCCGCTCGGGTACGTCGAGCCGACCGACGGGCTGCTCGCACCGCAGGCGATCATCCGCCGCATCGGTGAGCTGACCGGACCCGAGGCCGTGTACGCGTCGGGCGTGGGCCAGCACCAGATGTGGTCGGCGCAGTTCATCAAGTACGAGCGGCCGCACGCCTGGCTGAACTCGGGCGGTGCCGGCACCATGGGCTACTCGGTCCCGGCCGCCATGGGCGCGAAGGTCGCCGAGCCCGACCGGGTGGTCTGGGCGATCGACGGCGACGGCTGCTTCCAGATGACGAACCAGGAGCTCGCGACCTGCGTCATCAACGACATCCCGATCAAGGTCGCGATCATCAACAACTCGTCGCTCGGCATGGTGCGCCAGTGGCAGACGCTGTTCTACGACGGCCGCCACTCGTTCACCGACCTCGAGACCGGTCACGAGTCGCGCCGCGTGCCGGACTTCGTGAAGCTCGCCGACGCCTACGGGGCCCTCGGCATCCGCGTCGAGCGTGCCGACCAGGTCGACGACGCGATCCAGCTCGCCCTCGAGACGAACGACCGCCCGGTCGTCATCGACTTCGTGGTGAGCCGCGACTCCATGGTGTGGCCGATGGTCCCGCAGGGCGTCGGCAACTCGTCCATCCAGTACGCCCGCGACCACGCGCCCAGCTGGGACGTCGAGGACGCCGACATGACCGGAGACCCCGCATGA
- the ilvD gene encoding dihydroxy-acid dehydratase produces MPDIDVKPRSRVVTDGIEATTSRGMLRAVGMGDADWDKPQIGIASSWNEITPCNLSLDRLAQGAKEGVHSGGGYPLQFGTISVSDGISMGHEGMHFSLVSREVIADSVETVVNAERLDGTVLLAGCDKSLPGMLMAAARLDLASVFLYAGSVMPGYVKQADGSFKEVTIIDSFEGVGACKAGTMTEAELKEIECAIVPGEGACGGMYTANTMASVAEALGMSLPGSAAPPSADRRRDYYAHRSGEAVVNMLRLGLTARQILTKEAFENAIAVAMALGGSTNVVLHLLAIAHEAEVELSLDDFNRIGSKVPHLADMKPFGKYVMVDVDRNGGIPVIMKALLEAGLLHGDVMTVTGRTLAENLAEIDPPELDGEVFRKLDNPIHETGGLTILKGSFAPEGAVVKTAGFDAAVFEGPARVFDRERAAMDALTEGRIQKGDVVVIRYEGPKGGPGMREMLAITAAIKGAGLGKDVLLLTDGRFSGGTTGLCIGHIAPEAVDAGPVAFVRDGDRIRVDIAARSLDLLVDDAELEARRAGWAPLPPRYTRGVLAKFAKLVQSAAKGAVTG; encoded by the coding sequence GACCACCTCGCGTGGCATGCTCCGGGCCGTCGGCATGGGCGACGCAGACTGGGACAAGCCGCAGATCGGGATCGCCTCGTCCTGGAACGAGATCACCCCGTGCAACCTCTCGCTCGACCGCCTCGCGCAGGGCGCGAAGGAGGGCGTGCACTCCGGCGGCGGGTACCCGCTGCAGTTCGGCACCATCTCCGTCTCCGACGGCATCTCGATGGGCCACGAGGGCATGCACTTCTCGCTCGTCTCGCGCGAGGTCATCGCCGACAGCGTCGAGACCGTCGTGAACGCCGAGCGCCTGGACGGCACCGTCCTGCTGGCCGGCTGCGACAAGTCGCTCCCGGGCATGCTGATGGCCGCCGCGCGCCTCGACCTCGCGAGCGTCTTCCTCTACGCGGGCTCGGTCATGCCGGGCTACGTGAAGCAGGCCGACGGCTCCTTCAAGGAGGTCACGATCATCGACTCCTTCGAGGGCGTCGGCGCGTGCAAGGCCGGCACCATGACGGAGGCCGAGCTGAAGGAGATCGAGTGCGCGATCGTCCCGGGCGAGGGCGCCTGCGGCGGGATGTACACGGCCAACACCATGGCGAGCGTCGCCGAGGCCCTCGGCATGTCGCTGCCGGGCTCCGCCGCTCCGCCGAGCGCCGACCGTCGTCGTGACTACTACGCCCACCGCTCCGGCGAGGCCGTGGTCAACATGCTCCGCCTCGGGCTCACCGCCCGGCAGATCCTGACCAAGGAGGCGTTCGAGAACGCCATCGCCGTCGCGATGGCGCTCGGAGGCTCGACCAACGTCGTGCTGCACCTGCTCGCGATCGCGCACGAGGCCGAGGTCGAACTCTCCCTCGACGACTTCAACCGCATCGGCTCGAAGGTCCCGCACCTGGCCGACATGAAGCCCTTCGGCAAGTACGTCATGGTCGACGTGGACCGCAACGGCGGCATCCCGGTGATCATGAAGGCGCTGCTCGAGGCCGGTCTGCTGCACGGCGACGTGATGACCGTCACGGGCAGGACCCTCGCCGAGAACCTCGCCGAGATCGACCCGCCGGAGCTCGACGGCGAGGTCTTCCGGAAGCTCGACAACCCGATCCACGAGACCGGTGGTCTGACGATCCTCAAGGGCTCGTTCGCGCCCGAGGGTGCCGTCGTGAAGACGGCCGGGTTCGACGCCGCCGTCTTCGAGGGCCCCGCCCGCGTGTTCGACCGCGAGCGTGCCGCGATGGACGCCCTGACCGAGGGCCGGATCCAGAAGGGTGACGTGGTGGTCATCCGCTACGAGGGCCCGAAGGGCGGGCCGGGCATGCGCGAGATGCTCGCCATCACCGCGGCCATCAAGGGCGCGGGACTGGGCAAGGATGTACTACTGTTGACGGACGGACGATTCTCAGGCGGCACAACCGGCCTGTGCATCGGCCACATCGCACCGGAAGCCGTGGACGCAGGTCCAGTGGCATTCGTGCGCGATGGCGACCGCATCCGTGTCGACATCGCGGCTCGCTCGCTCGACCTACTGGTCGACGACGCCGAGCTGGAGGCCCGCCGAGCAGGCTGGGCCCCGCTGCCCCCGCGTTACACCCGCGGAGTCCTCGCGAAGTTCGCGAAGCTCGTCCAGTCCGCCGCCAAGGGCGCGGTCACGGGCTAG